In Syntrophales bacterium, the genomic stretch CCCGGCCCGCCGCGGCCGTCCGGTTCAGCTCGTCGGAAAGGTCGATGCCGAACGTCTCCAGTCCCTGACACACCCGGGCCCGGATCTCCGCGGAGTTTTCCCCGATGCCGCCGGTGAAGATCAGGACATCCAGGCCCCCCAGGGCGGCGACGTAGGAGCCGATGTACTTCCGGAGGCGGTAGCAGAAGGCGCTGACGGCAAGCTTGCAGTGCGGATCCTCCGCCTCGGCCCCCTCCAGGACCTCCCGCATGTCGTTGCTTCGGCCGCTGATTCCCTTGAGGCCGCTCTCCTTGTTGAGCATCCGGTCCACCTCTTCGAGGGTCATGCCCCGGTGCCGCATCAGGTGCAGGATCGCCCCGGGGTCGAGGTCCCCGGCCCGGGTGCCCATGATGAGCCCCTCCAGCGGCGTCATGCCCATGCTGGTGTCGATGCTCCGGCCGTGATCGATGGCGCAGACGGAGGCGCCGCTTCCCAGGTGGCAGGAGATGATCTTCATCTCCCCCACGGGCCGCTTGAGGAAGGTCGCCGCGCTCATGGCGACGAAGCGGTGGTTCGTTCCGTGGAAGCCGTAGCGCCGGATCTGCTCCTCTTCGCCGACGGCGAAGGGGATGGCATAGGTGGAGGCGGCTTCGGGCATGGTCTGGTGGAACGACGTATCGAAGACGGCCACCTGGGGGATCGCCGGCAGCAGCTTCTCCAGGGACTCGATCCCCTCGATGTTGAAGGGGTTGTGGAGGGGCGCGATGGGGATGTAGGAGCGGATGGCCTCCTTGACCTCGTCACTGACGACGGTGGAACTGGAGAATCGCTTTCCCCCGTGGACGACCCGGTGTCCCACCGCATCGATCCCGCTCAGGGATTCCAGGGCCTTGATCTCCGGGTCCGTCAGCGCGCCGAGCATGACCCCGAGGGCGTCTCCCACCGTGGCGATCCCCGCGGCGGGCAGATCCTTCCGGGTCTCCGGGGTCCGCACGTGATGGACCGCCTCGCCGGAGCCGATCTTCTCCACGGCCCCTTCCAGGAGCGGCTCCGGGGCGGCCGTGTCGAAGAGCGAGTATTTCAGGGAGGAGCTGCCGCTGTTCACGACCAGGATCTTCATCGGTTCGGAGACGGAGGAGAAATTCAGGTCGTAGGGATCAGTGTTTTCCCGGAGGGCGACGCAGGCCTTTTCCCGCTCCGCCAGGATCCGCTCGTCCGCGAGAAGCCGCCGGGTGATGATCCTGGTGATCTTTCCCAGGGTCTTGGGATTGGTTGCCACGACCCGGGACACGATTTCCCGGGGGATGCGGATGAGCTTCGACGACCAGCCGGACACGACGCTGGCCATGGCCGGCTCCCCGGTCATGATGGACATCTCCCCAAGGACGGCCCCCCGCTCCAGGGCGGCGATGGGCTTTTCCGTTCCGTCGGGGCAGGGGAGGGTGACCTCCACTTCCCCTTCGTAGACGATCCAGAGGTACCGGCCGATCTCTCCCAGACGGATGATCGGGGCGCCGTCCGTGAATTCCAGGTACTGGGAGTGTTCGGCCAGGAGTGTGATCTCCTCGTCGGTCAGATCGGAAAGAATGTCGACACTCCTGAGAAACGGGGAAAGGTCCATGGTGTCCGCTCCTTTCTGCTCTTAAAGATATTCTTCTTCGCTCATCTCGACGGCCCGGTCAATCTCCGCCTTCAGCGCGGGAGGCAGGCCCGGGATGTCGACGCTGAGGAAGCCCCGGACGATCGTCGCCGTGGCCTCGTCTTCCGTGAGGCCCCGGGACATCAGGTAGAGGATCTCCTCCTGGGCGATCTTGCCGACGGCGGCCTCATGGGACATCTCGACGCCGTCGACCCTGGCCTGCAGTTCCGGGATGGCGTGGATCAGGCCGTCCCGGAGCATCAGGCCCCGGCACTCCAGGTGGGCCTTGACGCCGGCCACCTCGCCGATCAGGTCCCCCCGGTTGATGATCCGCCCGCCGTTAGAGATGGCCCGGGCGACGATCTCCGCCCGGGTTTCCGGGGCCGAGAGAACAATCCGTCCCCCCACGTCGAGCTCCGAGCCGGGGCTTCCCACCAGGAGGCTGTAGAAGCGTGAGACGGCGCCCTTTCCCGCCAGGCGGGTGGTCGGATACATCTGGAGGGAGCGGACGGGCTTCATGCAGATGTAGTTGTTCAGGAAAAGGCCTCCTTCCTCGACGATCCCGACGGACCGGGGCCGGACACTCATTTCTTCCGCCCAGTTGTGGATCATGGTGAAGCTGAGCTTCGCGTTCTTCTTCACGAAGAACTCCGAGATCCCCACGTGGAGCCCCCGCTTGAGGTTCGGGGCGGTGGCGCAGCCGGTGATCACGTGCAGCTCCGAGTCCTCCTCGGCGATGATCAGGTTGTGGACGTACTGGCTGAGCCCCTCCTTGTGGATATAGAGACAAGCCTGGACGGGGAGGGTGACCTTTGCCCCGGGGAGGGCCCGGATGACGTAGCCGTCATGAAGATGGAGCTGGGCCGCGGCGGTGTATTTGTCGGCGTCGACGGCGACGAGCTTCCAGTAGTAATCCCGGATCCAGTCCTTTTCCTTCAGGGCGCGTTTGATCGGGAGGACCTCCAGGCCCTCCTGTCCGGAGTGGACATGGAGGACGCTCGTGTCCTTCTGGACGTACGTCCCGGAGCGGCCCTCCTCCGTGGCGTCCACGCCGGATTCCAGGATTCTCTGCCGGTCGATCATGGGGAGCTTCGTCAGGTCTTCCAGGTAGCCGTGGTCCGTCGGCTCCGCCGTGAAGGTGGAGAGATCGATGTCGGGACCGAGGGCGGCCTTCTTCTCCGCGGCCTCTGCGGCCTTTTCGCTCATCATGTCGTGCATCGCACACACTCCTCGTATCCCGCCTGCTTGATGCAGCGGAAAATCTCCAGGGGGTTCTGCTTGCAGGTCATGACCCCTTCGTACAGCACCTGGCCCCTGTCCGCCGTGACGTAGTCTAGGATGAAGCCGGTGTGGGTGATGATGAGGCCCATTTTGGTCCGCTGCCGGAGGCGGTCCTTTTGGGAGAGATCCCCGTCGATCCGGAAGTCCCTCTGGAGAAGCTCGCTGATGGTGTTGCCGATGAGGGCGATGTTTTCCAGGTCCACCCCCGATTCGGGCTCGTCGAAGAGGAGGAGGTCCGCGTCCTGCGCCATCAGCTGCAGCAGTTCGGAGCGCTTGATCTCGCCGCCGGAGAAGCCTGCGTTGATGTCCCGGTCCAGGAAGTCCGTGAAGTTGACTTTTGCCGCCAGGGCCTCCACGTCCACGGCCCTGCGCCCGCAGATCTGAATCATCTGGCGGGTCTTGAGCCCGTGGATCGTGGGCGGCCGCTGGAAGGACATGCCGATTCCCAGGCGGGTCCGCTCGTTGACGGGCATGTGGGTGATGTCCACGCCCTTGAACTCGATCTTTCCGGCGGTCACCCGGTACTGGGGGTAGCCGAGAATGGTCATGAGGAGCGTCGTCTTGCCGGACCCGTTGGGCCCGAAGAGGATGTGGGTTTCGCCGGGCTTGATCTCGAGATCGATGTGCCGGAGGACTTCCCGGTCGCCGATGCTCACCTGCAGATCTTCGATTTTCAGCATGGCCTCCTCCTTTGCAGGGCGGGGGAAAAGGGGCGGATCGGGAAATCTGCCCCTTTTCCGGCCGGTCAGGATACCAGTTCCTCGATGACTTCGCGGACTGTCTTGATCTCCCGGATGAGGGCCGCTACCTGGCCGGCCCCAGCGGGGAAGAGATCGAGGTCCCCGGCGAGCCAGCCCTTCGGTGCGTCGAAGAGGCTGTACCGCTCCGACAGCGTGACCTGGGGATCGTTCATCTCCTGATCGAGTTTCGGATTCCGGATCACCCGCATGTTCATGTTTCCCAGGTTGAGGAGGACCGTTCCGCCGTCTCCGCAATGCAGGATGGCCTCCTTCCAGGCGGCCGGGGCGGGGCTCTCCACCGTGGCGATGAGTCGCGTCCCGATCTGCACTCCCTGGGCACCCAGGGCCAGGGCGGCCCGGTAACCGCGGCGATCGGCGATTCCTCCGGCGGCGACGATGGGAACCCTCGCCGCGTCGGCCACAAGGGGAACAAGGACCAGGGTCGAGGATTCGGAGCCGAGGGACCGGAGCCCGCCCGATTCGGAGCCGGAGACGACGAGGCCGTCGACCCCCGCATCGATGGCCTTGACCGCCGCGTTCAGGGAGAGGAGGACGTGGAGGCCCTTCATGCCGAGGGCGTGGATCTGCGGGTAGAGGGCCTTCGGCGATCCCGCGGAGGTTGTCACCGTCTTTACACCCGCCTCGGCGAGGATCTCCAGGATCTTCGGGTTCTCCTGGTTCATGACCATCAGGTTCGCCCCGAACGGCTTTGCCGTGAGGGCCCGGACGCCCGCGACGAGGCGCTTTGCGTCTTCTTTGTTGCTGAAGCCGAGGGACAGCATCCCGAAGGCGCCGGCCTCGCTGACGGCGGCGGTGTAGTGGGGGGCGTTGAGCGCGCCGACGGGACCTTGAATGATCGGATGGCGGCAGTCGAGCATTTCCAGCAGTGCGGACATAAGAACCTCTCCTTTCGATGAATTCGGTCGCGGTGGGGAAATCACCACGTAATCCTTGCGTTATCCCTCCAAGCGGATGGCCTTGCGCGGACAGTCCCGGGCCGCCCGCTCGACGGCCTCCCGGTGTCGCTCCGGCTGCTTCACTTCGAAGACCGGCCGGAGATGGAGACCCCACTGGCAAAAGACGTCGAAGCAGGTTTCGATGCAGCGCTCGCACCCGTTGCAGGACTGTGGATCGATGACGATTCGCACCGGATCGATGCCCCCCTATTTCCCGGACAGTTGCCGAACCAGCTCCGGCAGGCCGTCCAGAAGCCCCTCCTCCGTTTTCTGGAAGACCAGCTCGACGTCCGGCGAGTACGGAACGAAAAAAGCATTGGATTGCCGGGCATTATAATGCGGTTTTCAGGGAAGATCAACAGGAGGGCAACGCTCAGGGATAAAACGGCTCCGCGGCCTTGTTCTTGAGGTAGGCCTCGGCAAAGATGTGCCAGCGGTCGCGTCCGCCTTTCCGGTAGAGGGTGATTCGGGTCTCGCCGTTGACGGTCTCGATGACGGCGAAGGAAGCCGGGATGGCGGCGCCGAGATACTGGTCGCCGGGATTCAGGACGACCGTGTCTCCGACGATGTCCAGGAGGGCCTGGTGGGTATGTCCGAAGAGTACCCCCCGGGCCTTTCTCTTTTTCGCCATTTTCACGAGCCGGTCGATGGTCTCCCGCCAGACCGACGGAGGGTGGTAGGGGTTCATGTCGAGCTGGAAGCCGTGGAGGAGCAGGTAGGGTCGGCCGTCGAGCTCCGCCACCTCCATGTCGGGGTAGTTGCTTCCATAATCCTCATTCCCGCGGACGCCGTAAAACGGGATTCCCGACTCGTCGGCGATCGTCCTCCCGTCAAGCACTCCATCGCCCAGGTGGATCAGGCCGTCGAAGGGACCGAAGAGTCCGACGGCGTTCCTCAGATCGTGCCGGTTGCCGTGGGTGTCGGAAACGACGAGATAGCGCATGGGACTCCCGGTATCCGTTTTTTTCCTGGGAATGTGGAAAGAATGGCTCGTGAGGTCCCAGCCTAGTCGGGGTGGGACCTCACGAGCGATGGAATTACAGGAATGGAGGCGGTTTGTCAAGGACGGCAGGCGATTCCTTGCCGATTGAGCGGCAAGGCTCCGGTGAGGCCTCCCGGCGGGGGCCTGACGCGGCGAACGCCCCGGCGCCCCCGCCCCGTCTCCGGCGGGAGGGCGCGGCAGGTGCTTAGAACTTCATGACCTTGCTGACGATCTCCTTCATGATCTCGGTGGTTCCGCCGCCGATGCTCAGGATCCGGGAGTCGCGGTACAGCCGCTCCACCATGTATTCCCGGGTATAGCCGTATCCGCCGTGGATCTGCACGGCGTCGAAGACGACCTTGTCGCAGACCTCGCAGGCGAAGTTCTTCGCCATGGAGACTTCCCGGATGCAGTCGATGCCCGCCTGCATTTTTGCTGCAACGCGGTAGTTGTATTCCTTGGCCACGGAAACCTTCGTCGCCATGTCCACGAGCTTGTGGCGGGTCACCTGGAATCCGGAAAGGGTTTTCCCGAAGGCCTCCCGGGTCTTGGCGTACTTGATCGATTCCTCCAGGGCCAGTTCCGCCGTGGCGTGGGCCATCACCGAAAGGGCGAGGCGCTCGTTCTGGAAGTTCGCCATGATGCCGTAGAACCCCATGCCTTCGCCGCCCAGGAGATTCTCCGCGGGGACGCGGCAGTCCTCGAAGGCAAGCTCCGCCGTGTCGGAGGCGTTCCAGCCCATCTTGCGGATTTTCTTGGCCACGGAGAAGCCCGGGGTGGAGGAGTCAATGACGAGCAGGCTGATCCCCTTGAAGCCGGATCCGCCGGTCCGCACCGCCGTGGTGATGTAGTTGGCCCGGCAGCCGCTGGTGATGAAGGTCTTGGCGCCGTTGACGACGTAGTGGTCGCCGTCCCGGACGGCCCGGGTGCGGATGTTTGCCACGTCGGAGCCGGCATCGGGCTCCGTGATCCCCAGGGCGGCGATCTTCTGCCCTCCGAAGACCGGCGGCAGGAAGCGCTGCTTCTGCTCCTCCGTTCCCATATGCAGGATCGGGGGGCAGGCGATGGCGTAGCTCCCCAGTCCCGACACGAGGCCGATGGAGCCGCAGCGGCAGATCTCCTCCGTGTAGGCGACGTGCATGAACTTGTCGCAGGGGATGCCGCCGTAGGCCTCCGGGAAGTCGAGGCCCATCAGCCCTGCCTGGGCGGCCTTGACGTAGAGCTCCGCCGGGAAGATCTCCGCGTCCTCCCAGTGCTCGATGTTCGGCATGATTTCCTTTTCCACGAATTTCCGGACGGTAGCGCGGAAAATCTGGTGATCTTCAGTGAAATACTCCTGGTACATGGGATGAGCCTCCTCTTTTTTGTTTTATGAGCGATACACGCCGACCCCCGGCCGCGCCCCCGCGGCTGTACGGTCTATCCGGGTCGCGGGGGCTGCCACGACCGTCATGCCTTCGTGAACTTTTCCCGCAGGATGTTCTTCAGGATCTTGCCGCTCGGGTTGCGCGGCAGGGCGTCCGTGAAGATGATCTTTTTCGGGACCTTGTAGCCCGCCATCTCGCTCTTGCAGAAGTCGATGATCTCCTTCTCGTCCAGGGTCTGCCCCGGACGCGGGACGATGACGGCCGTGACGATCTCGGACCAGCGGTCGTCGGGCATGCCGATGACGGCGGCGTCGGCCACCTTGGCGTGCTTGAACAGGGTCGCCTCCACTTCCTGGGACGACACGTTTTCGCCGCCGGTCTTGATGATGTCTTTCGCCCGGTCGACGAAGTAGACGAACCCCTCGCGGTCCATCCGGACCATGTCGCCCGTGTGGTGCCAGCCGCCGCGGAACGTGTAGGCCGTTTTTTCCTCTTCCCTGTAATAGCCCAGCATGACGGAAGGCCCCCGGGCCACCAGCTCGCCCGTCTCGCCCCGGGGAACCTCGCGTCCGTCGGGGTCGAAGACCTTCAGTTCGAGGGGCAGGTGGGACCGGCCGATCGAGTCGGGCCGCTTCGCCATGTCGTGGTGTTGGAGGCATGTACCCAGGGGGCTCATCTCGGTTTGGCCGTAGTAGTTCATGAACTCCGCGTCCGGCAGGAGCTTCCGCCAGCGGTCCAGGACGGCCGGGGGCGCCAGGGCGCCGAAGACAATGCACATCCGGAGGGAGCTCAGGTCGTAGCTATCGAAGTCCGGCACCATGGGCAGGTAGAGGTACAGGGCCGGCGGCCAGATCCAGTATGTGATCTTCTCCTCCCGGGTGAGCTTGAGGATCTCCACGGGATCCGGGGCGTACTCCATCACGTAGAGGGCACCCACGGCAAAGCTGGCGATGCACAGGTACATGGCCGCCACGTGGTACAGGGGAATGCCGCCGATGAGGACGTCCTTCTCCGTGACCTTCAGGTCGGCCAGCGCACTCAGGAGGACCATGTAGAAGTTCAGGTGCGAGTTGAGGACTCCCTTCGGAGCCGCCTCTGTCCCGGAGGTGTAGAGAAGGATCGCCGGGTCGTCGTAGTCGATCTCCGCCTCCGGCTCCGTGGCGGGATTCGCCTCACTCCAGAGGTCCTCGATGTTCA encodes the following:
- a CDS encoding nitronate monooxygenase yields the protein MSALLEMLDCRHPIIQGPVGALNAPHYTAAVSEAGAFGMLSLGFSNKEDAKRLVAGVRALTAKPFGANLMVMNQENPKILEILAEAGVKTVTTSAGSPKALYPQIHALGMKGLHVLLSLNAAVKAIDAGVDGLVVSGSESGGLRSLGSESSTLVLVPLVADAARVPIVAAGGIADRRGYRAALALGAQGVQIGTRLIATVESPAPAAWKEAILHCGDGGTVLLNLGNMNMRVIRNPKLDQEMNDPQVTLSERYSLFDAPKGWLAGDLDLFPAGAGQVAALIREIKTVREVIEELVS
- a CDS encoding metallophosphoesterase family protein; the encoded protein is MRYLVVSDTHGNRHDLRNAVGLFGPFDGLIHLGDGVLDGRTIADESGIPFYGVRGNEDYGSNYPDMEVAELDGRPYLLLHGFQLDMNPYHPPSVWRETIDRLVKMAKKRKARGVLFGHTHQALLDIVGDTVVLNPGDQYLGAAIPASFAVIETVNGETRITLYRKGGRDRWHIFAEAYLKNKAAEPFYP
- a CDS encoding SufD family Fe-S cluster assembly protein, translating into MHDMMSEKAAEAAEKKAALGPDIDLSTFTAEPTDHGYLEDLTKLPMIDRQRILESGVDATEEGRSGTYVQKDTSVLHVHSGQEGLEVLPIKRALKEKDWIRDYYWKLVAVDADKYTAAAQLHLHDGYVIRALPGAKVTLPVQACLYIHKEGLSQYVHNLIIAEEDSELHVITGCATAPNLKRGLHVGISEFFVKKNAKLSFTMIHNWAEEMSVRPRSVGIVEEGGLFLNNYICMKPVRSLQMYPTTRLAGKGAVSRFYSLLVGSPGSELDVGGRIVLSAPETRAEIVARAISNGGRIINRGDLIGEVAGVKAHLECRGLMLRDGLIHAIPELQARVDGVEMSHEAAVGKIAQEEILYLMSRGLTEDEATATIVRGFLSVDIPGLPPALKAEIDRAVEMSEEEYL
- a CDS encoding ferredoxin → MRIVIDPQSCNGCERCIETCFDVFCQWGLHLRPVFEVKQPERHREAVERAARDCPRKAIRLEG
- a CDS encoding acetate/propionate family kinase yields the protein MDLSPFLRSVDILSDLTDEEITLLAEHSQYLEFTDGAPIIRLGEIGRYLWIVYEGEVEVTLPCPDGTEKPIAALERGAVLGEMSIMTGEPAMASVVSGWSSKLIRIPREIVSRVVATNPKTLGKITRIITRRLLADERILAEREKACVALRENTDPYDLNFSSVSEPMKILVVNSGSSSLKYSLFDTAAPEPLLEGAVEKIGSGEAVHHVRTPETRKDLPAAGIATVGDALGVMLGALTDPEIKALESLSGIDAVGHRVVHGGKRFSSSTVVSDEVKEAIRSYIPIAPLHNPFNIEGIESLEKLLPAIPQVAVFDTSFHQTMPEAASTYAIPFAVGEEEQIRRYGFHGTNHRFVAMSAATFLKRPVGEMKIISCHLGSGASVCAIDHGRSIDTSMGMTPLEGLIMGTRAGDLDPGAILHLMRHRGMTLEEVDRMLNKESGLKGISGRSNDMREVLEGAEAEDPHCKLAVSAFCYRLRKYIGSYVAALGGLDVLIFTGGIGENSAEIRARVCQGLETFGIDLSDELNRTAAAGRGQPADISDPESKVRILIVPADEERMIARETVHALGRVVTQETIEKFRSRGIPLSTSAHHVHLSRADFDVLFGPGGDLTPRSELSQPGQFAAVEAVNLVGPKGRIEKVRILGPLRKESQVEVSRTEQFKLGIDAPIRDSGDLEGTPGIVMEGEKGTIRLEKGVISAKRHIHMSPEEALNLGLRDRDVVMVKVKGVRELIFGDVLIRVHPTYRMDMHLDTDEANAAQITPGTLGFIEAIQHRNFT
- a CDS encoding acyl-CoA dehydrogenase family protein; translation: MYQEYFTEDHQIFRATVRKFVEKEIMPNIEHWEDAEIFPAELYVKAAQAGLMGLDFPEAYGGIPCDKFMHVAYTEEICRCGSIGLVSGLGSYAIACPPILHMGTEEQKQRFLPPVFGGQKIAALGITEPDAGSDVANIRTRAVRDGDHYVVNGAKTFITSGCRANYITTAVRTGGSGFKGISLLVIDSSTPGFSVAKKIRKMGWNASDTAELAFEDCRVPAENLLGGEGMGFYGIMANFQNERLALSVMAHATAELALEESIKYAKTREAFGKTLSGFQVTRHKLVDMATKVSVAKEYNYRVAAKMQAGIDCIREVSMAKNFACEVCDKVVFDAVQIHGGYGYTREYMVERLYRDSRILSIGGGTTEIMKEIVSKVMKF
- a CDS encoding long-chain-fatty-acid--CoA ligase, producing the protein MSTLSSLQKNVIRRTAVGDILVRSTARTPDRRILRFRDRNFTYRELNEAVNRCAHGLAKLGVGKGDRAAILSHNCHHYVIYWWALMKLGAVITPLNFMLKGDEIRYIINHSEPTVFFVEDALIPQLGGMQDELKSVRTFGYIDLGGKEAPAGWMNIEDLWSEANPATEPEAEIDYDDPAILLYTSGTEAAPKGVLNSHLNFYMVLLSALADLKVTEKDVLIGGIPLYHVAAMYLCIASFAVGALYVMEYAPDPVEILKLTREEKITYWIWPPALYLYLPMVPDFDSYDLSSLRMCIVFGALAPPAVLDRWRKLLPDAEFMNYYGQTEMSPLGTCLQHHDMAKRPDSIGRSHLPLELKVFDPDGREVPRGETGELVARGPSVMLGYYREEEKTAYTFRGGWHHTGDMVRMDREGFVYFVDRAKDIIKTGGENVSSQEVEATLFKHAKVADAAVIGMPDDRWSEIVTAVIVPRPGQTLDEKEIIDFCKSEMAGYKVPKKIIFTDALPRNPSGKILKNILREKFTKA
- a CDS encoding ABC transporter ATP-binding protein translates to MLKIEDLQVSIGDREVLRHIDLEIKPGETHILFGPNGSGKTTLLMTILGYPQYRVTAGKIEFKGVDITHMPVNERTRLGIGMSFQRPPTIHGLKTRQMIQICGRRAVDVEALAAKVNFTDFLDRDINAGFSGGEIKRSELLQLMAQDADLLLFDEPESGVDLENIALIGNTISELLQRDFRIDGDLSQKDRLRQRTKMGLIITHTGFILDYVTADRGQVLYEGVMTCKQNPLEIFRCIKQAGYEECVRCTT